A genomic window from Candidatus Binataceae bacterium includes:
- a CDS encoding enoyl-CoA hydratase/isomerase family protein — translation MQHEPAVLYEKRGAIAWVTLNRPEKFNAYNVAMRDALYAVLSAIHEDADVRAMVLRGAGRAFSTGGDVSEFGQAPSPLAARWIRFRRDVWGRLKSLAIPTVAAVHGFTVGGGMEMALLCDIAIAADDARFCLPETGLGMVPGVAGTQTAPRRLKPAWALDLCLTGRWIDARQALFIGLVAEVVPRKNLERAALDCAKRLSRLRRDHAAIVKLAVWEGLNGSLAEGLELESRLAQRLEQMAGLA, via the coding sequence ATGCAGCATGAACCTGCCGTACTCTACGAAAAGCGCGGTGCGATCGCCTGGGTCACGCTGAATCGGCCGGAGAAGTTCAACGCTTACAATGTCGCGATGCGCGACGCACTCTATGCGGTGCTGAGCGCGATCCACGAAGATGCGGACGTTCGCGCGATGGTCCTGCGGGGCGCGGGCAGGGCCTTTTCGACCGGCGGCGATGTGAGCGAATTCGGCCAGGCGCCGTCGCCGCTGGCGGCGCGTTGGATTCGTTTCCGGCGCGACGTCTGGGGCCGCCTGAAGAGCCTCGCGATTCCGACGGTCGCGGCGGTGCACGGCTTCACGGTCGGCGGCGGGATGGAGATGGCGTTGCTGTGCGATATCGCGATCGCGGCCGACGACGCGCGCTTTTGTCTGCCGGAGACCGGTCTCGGGATGGTGCCGGGAGTCGCCGGTACGCAAACCGCTCCGCGCCGCCTCAAACCCGCCTGGGCGCTAGACTTGTGCCTCACCGGCCGCTGGATTGACGCCCGGCAGGCTTTGTTTATAGGTTTGGTCGCCGAAGTGGTCCCACGCAAAAACCTGGAACGCGCCGCGCTTGATTGCGCGAAACGCTTGAGCCGATTGCGGCGCGATCACGCCGCGATCGTTAAATTAGCCGTTTGGGAAGGACTCAACGGCTCGCTGGCCGAGGGGCTCGAACTCGAATCGCGTCTGGCGCAGCGCTTGGAGCAGATGGCGGGTTTGGCGTAA